ACAAGAAGGCCAGCCAGATCAACATCATGCGCACGCGCGGCAAGCGAGTGACGGCCGAGGCCGTCGTGCCGCGGCACGTGCTGGTCGAGGTCATGCGCGTCGAGCCCGAGAGCCTGGCCTACCATTCGAACGTCGCGACCATCGGCGCGTTCTTCTCGGGGGCGAACAACAACGGGGCCCACTCGCCAAACGGCATCACCGCGATGTTCATCGCGACCGGCCAGGACGTCGCGAACGTCGCCGAGTCGTCGGCCGGCATCCTCTACACCGAGATCACGCCCGCGCGCGACCTGTACATCTCGCTCACGATTCCCTCGCTCATCGTCGCCACCCACGGCGGCGGGACGGGGCTCGCCACGCAGCGCGAGTGCCTGTCGATGCTCGGCTGCACCGGCCGCGGGTCGGTGCGGAAGCTCGCCGAGATCATCGCGGGCGTCGCGCTGGCGGGCGAACTCTCGCTCGGCGCCGCCATCTCGTCGCTCGACTGGGTCTCGAGCCACGAGAAGTACGGAAGGAACCGCTAGTGCACGATGCCGGCCACCGGGCCGTGGACGACGCGGTCGCGCCCGACACGCCGTCGCCCGGGCTCGTCCGGCGGTTCTTCACGACGGGCCGTCACCTCGGCGGCCTCGTGCTCGGCCTCCTCGTCTGGTGGGCCGAGGCGGGCCGGCGTGCCGATCCGCCCGCCCGGGGCACCACGTTCCTCCTGCAGCGGCTCTTCGCGGCGTTCGTCCGGCCGTTCCTCGATCGCTCGCTCAGGTCGCAGCCGTTTCCGGTCCAGTTCCGTCGCCGCCTCGAACTGCTCGGCCCCACCTACATCAAGCTCGGGCAGATTCTGAGCCTGCGCGAGGACCTGCTGCCGCCCGACATCACGGCGGAACTCAAGAACCTGCTCGATCGTCTGCCGGTCGTGCCGTTCGACCGCCTGGCCCGCATCATCGAGGGCGACCTCGGCCGGCCGCCAGAGCAGGTGTTCGCCTGGGTCGACCGCTCGCCCATCGGCTCGGCGTCGATCGCGCAGACCCACCGCGGCCGCACGCACGAGGGCGACGAGGTCGTCCTGAAGGTCGTCAAGCCCGGCATCCGCGAGACGCTCGAACGCGACGCGGTGCTGCTCAAGCTGTTCGGCCGCGGGCTCCAGGCCGTGCTCTCGCGGTTCCAGCCGCGCCGGATCATCGAGGAGTTCGTCGACTACACGCTGCGCGAGGTCGACCTGCGGCGCGAGGCGGACAACGCCGAGACGTTCGCGGCCAACTTCCGCGACCTGCCCGACGTCGTATTCCCCAGGATCTACAGGAGCTACAGCGGGCGCAACGTCCTCTGCATGGAGTTCCTCGACGGCTACAAGCCCTCCGATCCGCGGGCGCAGACGCTCGCCGACGCCGACCGTGCCCGCCTCATCGATCTCGGCGCGGCGTCCATCATCCGGATGCTCTACCAGGACGGCTTCTTCCATGCCGACCTGCACCCGGGCAACCTCGTCGTGCTCCCGGGGCCGAGATGCGGCTTCATCGACCTCGGCATGGTGGGGCGCTTCGACGAGGAACTGCGCCGGACGCTCATGTACTACTTCTACTGCCTGGTCATCGGCGACTCGGAGAACGCGGCGCGCTACCTGCTCGCGGTCGCCTGGCCCGGTCCTGGCGCCGACCCGGCCGGTTTCCGGCGCGACGTGGAGGACGTCTCGCGGCGCTGGTCGCACAGCGCGAACTTCCGCGATTTCTCGATCGCCCGGCTGATCCTCGAATCGGTCGGCCGCGCCGGCCGCTATCGGCTCTACTTCCCGGTCGAAACCGTGCTCATGGTGAAGGCCCTCGTCACGTTCGAGGGCGTCGGCCAGATGCTCCGTCCCGGCTTCGACGTGGCCGCGGTCTCGCGCCCGCACATCCGCCAGATCTTCCTCAACCAGTTGAGCCCCCTCCGTTTCCTCAAGGACGGCCTCCGCTACGCTCCCGACATCGTCGACGCGCTCGCGAAGGCGCCGCTGCTCATCACGGAGGGCGTGCGGCTGGTCGAACGCAACCTGCGCGAGCCCCCTCCCGACCCGTTCAGGCCCATGCGCTCCGCGCTGCTGGCGGGCGCGTGCCTGGTCGGCGGCGTCCTCGCCCTCGTCTTGAACGGGCCCGCTCCGCTGTGGGTCGGTCTCTTCGCGATCGCCCTCCTCCTCGCGTTGCGCCGGCGGTGACCGGGCCTCACGCCTCCTGGCGGGCCATGTAACGCTCGAGGTCGGCCAACGCCCGATCGAGCTGATCGGCAACGCCGAGCTCGCCGCGAATCTCGTCGCCGCGCGGCCCGCCATCGAGGCCGACGCCGGCCCAGAGGTCGCGTGTCGGGTCCTCGAGGACGTCGAGGCGCAGCCTCACGCCGTGCCGGGCGAACACCGGCCCGAGCTCGGCGTACCGCTTCAGCAGGTCGCGGCGCGTGGCGCGATACGCGTACTCGCAGACGGCCTTGCGCGACGAGAAGCTGAAGATGTTGGTGAAGAACATCCGGTAGTCGTCGGGCTGCGGCTCGAGCAGGACGATGTCCTGGTTCGGAAAGCGGGGGGCGTAGGCCGCCAGCCCGACACGCATCCTCGAGTGAATCAGCGTCCGGAAGGTCTGCGACATCACCGTCGGCAGGCCGTAGGTCGTCAGTCGGCGCCGCTCGACCCCGTGGGCGGCGTTGAGCGTGTCGACCGGCACGATCGGGTTGATGCAGATGACGAGCTCGGCCCCGGCCTCGAGCGCAACCGATGCGTGCATCGTCTTGAGCAGGACGCCGTCGACGTAGTGCCGCCCCTCGATGACCACCGGCGGGTAGAGGCCTGGCAGGGCGGTGCTCGCCTGCACGGCGAGCGAGATGGGCACGTGATCCCAGCCGGGATCGCCGAAGCGGACCGCCTGGCCCGAATCGAGCTCCGTCGCGACGACGACCAGCTTGCGATCGAGCGCGCGAAAGTCGTCGGTGCGCCCCCTGATGCTGTAGATCGTCGACAGGTACTGGCGGATCGGCTCGTTGTCGAAGAGGCCCACCGGCAGCGCCCGGGTGAGACGCATCATCGACTCGAGGACCGTCTGGTCGGTGGGATGACGGATGTAGTCCCAAATCGCCTCGACCAGCAGCGAAGGGGTCATCAGGCTGCGGCGGACCAGCTCGCCGACGGCCGGCGTGAAGAAGGTCTGCGGCACGAAGGGGTGTTCGCCCGGCTCGTGCTTGACGATGGCGCGGACGTTCTGCGCCGTGCTGATGTGGTTCGCGAGATTCGCCGTCAGGAAGGCGCCGGCACTGACGCCCACGTAGACGGGTAGCTCGTTGAAGTCGACCCCGTCGAGCGCCTCGTCGAGGGCCCGCAGGACGCCGATCTCGTAGATCGCGCCTTCAGGCCCCCCGCCGGCGAGGGCGAGGCCGACGCGGGCCGACTGGTCCCGCGTCGCGCTGGTCAGCATCGGCCGCCTCCCGGGAGGTCAGCCCTTCGCCTTCAGGGCTTCGATCGAACGCGTCAACTGCTCGACCCGCTTGCCGAGCTCGCCAATCTCGTCCTTGGTCGGAACGCCGAGGCGGTGCAGCACCGCCGTGATCTGTGCGTCGATGAGTGCCTGGACGTTGAGCCACGCCTGCTCGGCGCCACCCGCGGCGTCCTTCACGCGGGTCACCGGCGACTGGCCCTCGTCTTCCATCTCCTGGCCCTTCTCGACCAGCGTGTGGAACAGCTTGTTGCTCTCCGCGACGAGCTTGCCGCCCTCCTGCTGCGCGAGGGCCATGGCGCCGAGGCCGGCGAGCCAGATCTTCTGGGCTGTCTCGACCATCTCGGCCGGCATCGTGGCTTCCTTAACTGGCATGGTGTGCGGCTCCCTTCTTCGACAGCGACTCGACCTTCGCGGTGAGCAGCTCGACGCGATGGCTCAAATCGGCGATGTCCTTGCGCGACGGCATGCCGAGCCGGCTGATGGCCGCCTTCGAGGTCTTCTGCACCGTGTCGTCGACGACGTGCACGGCCTGCTCGACGGCCTCGACGGCCTGCGCGACGACCTTGTTCACCTTCTTCGACTGGCGCGCCTGGAAATGGCGCCCCTCCTCGACGAGCATCCCGAACACGGCTTCGGTGGTCGTCCCCGCCATGCCCACGGCCCCGAGGCCCGCCAGATACACCTGCCGGCCAGCCTCGAGCACGTTGGTGGGCAGTGCCTTCACGTGCTCCTCGACCTGCTTGCCCTTCACCATCGTCATGCTCCCTTCTTCCTGTGAGTCTTCGCGGCCGCCCTGACGGGCTCGCGCCGGGCGACGGCCACGGCCGCCGGACCACGGCCCCGGACCTTGTCGCGCGAGGTGGCCCGGCCCCGGGCCGGCTCGTGCGCATCGATTTCCTCCAGGACGGCCTCGAGGCGCTCAAGACGACGCCGCAGCTCCTCGGTTTCGTCGCGGACGCGGCGCAGCGGGCCCACGCGGTCGACCGAGGCCTGGAGGAGCCGGTCGACGCCCTGCTGGATCGACTCGACGCCGGTCGCGACGACCTGCTCGCCGCGCCGGATCAGGTCGTGCAGGAAGGCGCTCGAGAACGGGGGCTGCCCCCGCTTGCCTTCCTCGAGGATCACCTGTGTCAGCGTCTGGGACGTGACGTCGTCCGCGGTCTGGTTGTCGACCACCTGGACCTCCTGGCCCTGCCGCACCCAGTCGCCGATTTCCTCGAGCGACACGTAGCGGCTTTCCTCGGTGTCGTAGAGCTTTCGGCTCCCGTAGCGCTTGATGACTCTGATCACGCTGTGCTCCTTGCGCGGTGCCGGGACCGCCCCCGGGAATCCAGGAATGCCGCACCGCGGCATCACAGGGGGACTATACCGCAGCGCGGCATCGATGTCCAACCACTGGAGGCACGGAGCCGGCGGTCCTGTCAGGACACCACGGAGGCGGCTGCGCCGGGGCCGGTGGGGTGGATTCGGGGACCGAATGCCTAGACCAGGTCCACGTATCCTTCGGGCAGCGTATCGTCCGGGTGGGCGCCGAGGTGCCCGAGCAGGTCGGCGATGATGACGGCCTTGTCGCGCGCGTCGCGGCGCGACCACGTTCGTGACTTCACCTCGACGAAGGAGTCGTCGACGGGCGGGCGCACGAGCCGGTCGAGGTGCACGTAGAACTCGACGCCCCGGTAGGCGACGAGCCAGCGTCGCCGGTCCTTCTCGACGGCGCGCTCGGCAGCGGGCTTGAAGTACTCGCGGTAGAAGCGCAGCGAGTGGGTGGCCGGTGCGAGGTAGCGCGATCGGAAGAGGAGCACGCGCCCGAACTCGGCCTCGCGCGACTCGCCGGTGAGCGTGAGCCTGGCGCGCACGCCGGTGACCTCGCCCTTCTCGTCGAGGAA
The Acidobacteriota bacterium DNA segment above includes these coding regions:
- a CDS encoding AarF/ABC1/UbiB kinase family protein → MHDAGHRAVDDAVAPDTPSPGLVRRFFTTGRHLGGLVLGLLVWWAEAGRRADPPARGTTFLLQRLFAAFVRPFLDRSLRSQPFPVQFRRRLELLGPTYIKLGQILSLREDLLPPDITAELKNLLDRLPVVPFDRLARIIEGDLGRPPEQVFAWVDRSPIGSASIAQTHRGRTHEGDEVVLKVVKPGIRETLERDAVLLKLFGRGLQAVLSRFQPRRIIEEFVDYTLREVDLRREADNAETFAANFRDLPDVVFPRIYRSYSGRNVLCMEFLDGYKPSDPRAQTLADADRARLIDLGAASIIRMLYQDGFFHADLHPGNLVVLPGPRCGFIDLGMVGRFDEELRRTLMYYFYCLVIGDSENAARYLLAVAWPGPGADPAGFRRDVEDVSRRWSHSANFRDFSIARLILESVGRAGRYRLYFPVETVLMVKALVTFEGVGQMLRPGFDVAAVSRPHIRQIFLNQLSPLRFLKDGLRYAPDIVDALAKAPLLITEGVRLVERNLREPPPDPFRPMRSALLAGACLVGGVLALVLNGPAPLWVGLFAIALLLALRRR
- a CDS encoding patatin-like phospholipase family protein; its protein translation is MLTSATRDQSARVGLALAGGGPEGAIYEIGVLRALDEALDGVDFNELPVYVGVSAGAFLTANLANHISTAQNVRAIVKHEPGEHPFVPQTFFTPAVGELVRRSLMTPSLLVEAIWDYIRHPTDQTVLESMMRLTRALPVGLFDNEPIRQYLSTIYSIRGRTDDFRALDRKLVVVATELDSGQAVRFGDPGWDHVPISLAVQASTALPGLYPPVVIEGRHYVDGVLLKTMHASVALEAGAELVICINPIVPVDTLNAAHGVERRRLTTYGLPTVMSQTFRTLIHSRMRVGLAAYAPRFPNQDIVLLEPQPDDYRMFFTNIFSFSSRKAVCEYAYRATRRDLLKRYAELGPVFARHGVRLRLDVLEDPTRDLWAGVGLDGGPRGDEIRGELGVADQLDRALADLERYMARQEA
- a CDS encoding phasin family protein, with amino-acid sequence MPVKEATMPAEMVETAQKIWLAGLGAMALAQQEGGKLVAESNKLFHTLVEKGQEMEDEGQSPVTRVKDAAGGAEQAWLNVQALIDAQITAVLHRLGVPTKDEIGELGKRVEQLTRSIEALKAKG
- a CDS encoding phasin family protein; protein product: MTMVKGKQVEEHVKALPTNVLEAGRQVYLAGLGAVGMAGTTTEAVFGMLVEEGRHFQARQSKKVNKVVAQAVEAVEQAVHVVDDTVQKTSKAAISRLGMPSRKDIADLSHRVELLTAKVESLSKKGAAHHAS